In a genomic window of Bemisia tabaci chromosome 1, PGI_BMITA_v3:
- the LOC109036130 gene encoding probable tRNA(His) guanylyltransferase — MSKGKFEYVRSFEEHVKCLPNSWIVVRINGRNFQRFAELHGFEKPNDKRALELMTRAASSVMEDLREITIAYGACDEYSFVFRKDAQLYNRRHDKILSIVNSLFSTSFVYHWNSFFPFSKMLYPPSFDARIILFPTDKNLRDYLSWRQADVHLSNLYSTTIWALVLKKKYNFHQAEERIKNTSITQKTEILMNELDINYNLEPPLFRKGTTLVRKLVATPPDGSLKEFIFPLTVDIIGEPFWKENPEIIGMKSIQICHKKEEDVGYLVPNHLPTVNKEEMEPPPLPNPIIARVPPPPIPVTGRPVKMVKQNIIQDRRNRRNNLDQHILLDRGPPDYRNIPMQMLELDAQMVEQDIHMPDRGLPFDHRFERRNFWGDRNHLLLKPRDYPIFYRRGSGSITFSR, encoded by the exons ATGTCAAAAGGCAAGTTTGAATATGTTAGAAGTTTTGAAGAGCATGTTAAGTGCCTGCCAAACTCTTGGATCGTCGTCCGTATCAATggtagaaattttcaaaggtttgCTGAACTGCATGGATTTGAAAAACCTAATGATAAGCGAGCATTAGAATTAATGACAAGGGCTGCATCCAGTGTGATGGAAGACCTGCGAGAAATTACAATAGCCTATGGCGCCTGTGATGAATACAGTTTTGTGTTCCGCAAGGATGCACAACTGTATAATAGAAGGCATGACAAAATCCTCTCGATTGTCAACAGCCTATTCTCCACATCTTTTGTCTACCATTGGAatagtttttttccattttccaaaATGCTGTATCCACCTTCATTTGATGCCAGGATAATATTATTTCCCACCGACAAAAATTTGCGAGACTACCTCAGCTGGCGACAAGCAGACGTGCATTTATCGAACTTATACAGCACCACTATTTGGGCCCTTGTCTTGAAGAAGAAATATAATTTTCACCAA GCAGAAGAAAGAATCAAAAACACATCTATAACACAAAAAACTGAGATCCTCATGAATGAATTAGATATCAACTACAACTTGGAGCCACCTTTATTCCGGAAGGGAACCACACTAGTCAGGAAACTAGTCGCAACTCCTCCCGATGGCTCATTGAAAGAATTCATCTTCCCACTGACTGTAGACATAATCGGAGAGCCTTTTTGGAAGGAGAATCCAGAAATTATTGGAATGAAGTCAATACAGATTTGTCATAAGAAAGAAGAGGATGTGGGGTACCTTGTTCCTAACCACCTTCCCACGGTGAATAAGGAGGAGATGGAGCCACCACCTCTACCAAATCCGATTATTGCGCGTGTGCCTCCCCCTCCCATTCCTGTTACTGGTAGACCGGTCAAAATGGTGAAACAGAATATCATACAAGATAGAAGGAACAGGCGCAACAACCTTGACCAACACATTTTGTTGGATAGAGGCCCTCCAGATTACAGAAACATCCCAATGCAG ATGCTCGAATTAGATGCACAAATGGTGGAACAAGACATTCATATGCCTGACCGTGGACTACCTTTTGATCATAGATTTGAGCGCAGAAATTTTTGGGGAGACCGCAACCACTTATTACTGAAACCTAgagactaccctattttttacaggagaggTTCAGGATCGATTACCTTTTCCAGGTAA